The Terriglobales bacterium genome has a window encoding:
- a CDS encoding pyrroloquinoline quinone-dependent dehydrogenase, with protein MKKTLIVLVWMFFCTALLAQSIATISSEASEWPNYGNDPGGMRYSPLTQVNHENVNKLQVAWTFHTGDISDGKGERRRSGFESTPIMVDGTLYLTTPFNRIVALDPVTGKQRWAYDPKIDQTWQSGDGLTNRGVATWLDNDSVERDKNQKSPTAKPCRRRIFEATIDARLVAIDAATGKACPDFGSNGEVTLRDVPGFHAGWYHLTSPPAVVDDVVIVGSAIDDNTRNNMPSGVVRAFDVRTGKLRWSWDPIPPNTSANAKWKSGAANAWSIMTVDPERHLIFIPTGSASPDFFGGERPGDNKWANSIVALRAETGEFVWGFQLVHHDLWDYDVASPPLLTTIEHDGKKVPAVIIGDKTGFLFVLDRDTGKPVFPVEERPVPKSDIPGEAASPTQPSPVAPPPLVKQKYSADDAWGINAEEREACRKQLGSLRLDGIFTPPSVNGILAVPGNIGGMNWSGYAFDPNAGVLFANVNNLPFKVRLIPRADFDARGKRTNERISEQGEYGSQIGAPYAMFRRPMFSPKSIPCIPPPWGMLTAVDMVRGTIKWQVPLGSMNPALPPGDITLGGPIVTAGKLVFVAGTAFDPYLRAFDTETGKELWKAQLPAPGHATPMTYQIGGKQYVVIAAGGHAKIDGEKLSDALVAFALP; from the coding sequence ATGAAAAAGACTCTCATCGTGTTGGTGTGGATGTTTTTTTGTACCGCGCTGCTTGCACAGAGCATCGCGACGATTTCCTCTGAAGCTTCCGAGTGGCCGAACTACGGTAACGATCCTGGCGGCATGCGTTATTCGCCGCTGACGCAGGTCAACCACGAGAATGTCAACAAGCTGCAGGTGGCGTGGACATTTCACACCGGTGACATCTCCGACGGCAAAGGAGAGCGGCGACGCAGCGGTTTCGAGAGCACGCCCATCATGGTGGACGGCACGCTCTACCTCACGACTCCGTTCAACCGCATCGTCGCCCTCGATCCCGTAACGGGAAAGCAGCGCTGGGCCTACGACCCGAAAATCGACCAGACCTGGCAATCAGGCGACGGGCTCACTAATCGCGGCGTCGCAACGTGGCTGGATAACGATTCAGTAGAGCGAGATAAAAACCAGAAATCGCCGACTGCGAAGCCATGCCGCAGACGCATTTTCGAGGCGACGATCGACGCGCGTCTGGTGGCCATCGATGCTGCAACCGGCAAAGCTTGCCCCGATTTCGGCAGCAACGGCGAAGTCACCCTGCGCGACGTTCCTGGATTCCACGCCGGCTGGTATCACCTGACCTCACCGCCAGCCGTGGTCGACGACGTCGTGATTGTCGGCTCAGCCATCGACGACAACACGCGCAACAACATGCCCAGCGGCGTAGTGCGAGCTTTCGACGTGCGCACCGGAAAATTGCGCTGGAGCTGGGATCCCATCCCGCCGAACACATCTGCAAATGCGAAGTGGAAGAGCGGCGCCGCCAACGCGTGGTCGATCATGACCGTCGATCCAGAACGTCATCTGATCTTCATTCCCACCGGCAGCGCCAGCCCCGACTTCTTTGGCGGTGAGCGTCCAGGCGACAACAAGTGGGCGAACTCGATCGTGGCACTGCGCGCCGAGACCGGGGAATTCGTCTGGGGATTCCAACTCGTGCATCACGATCTCTGGGACTACGACGTCGCCTCGCCGCCGCTGCTGACCACCATAGAACACGATGGCAAGAAAGTGCCGGCAGTCATCATTGGTGACAAGACCGGATTCCTTTTCGTGCTCGATCGCGATACCGGAAAACCGGTCTTCCCAGTCGAAGAGCGCCCAGTTCCAAAGAGCGACATTCCCGGCGAGGCCGCTTCGCCAACCCAGCCGTCTCCTGTGGCCCCGCCGCCGCTCGTGAAACAGAAGTACTCGGCCGACGACGCCTGGGGGATCAACGCGGAAGAGCGCGAGGCGTGCCGAAAGCAACTGGGAAGCCTGCGCCTGGATGGCATCTTCACCCCGCCGAGCGTCAACGGAATTCTGGCTGTGCCAGGCAATATCGGCGGCATGAATTGGAGCGGCTACGCCTTTGATCCGAACGCGGGCGTGCTGTTCGCGAACGTCAATAATCTGCCCTTCAAAGTGCGCTTGATACCCCGTGCGGATTTCGACGCGCGCGGCAAGCGAACCAACGAGCGCATCTCGGAACAGGGCGAATACGGATCCCAAATCGGCGCGCCCTACGCGATGTTTCGTCGTCCAATGTTCTCGCCGAAATCCATTCCATGCATTCCACCGCCCTGGGGCATGCTCACCGCCGTCGACATGGTACGCGGCACGATCAAGTGGCAAGTCCCACTCGGCTCCATGAACCCAGCCTTGCCGCCAGGAGACATCACGCTCGGTGGTCCCATCGTGACCGCGGGCAAATTGGTATTTGTTGCCGGAACCGCCTTCGATCCGTACCTCCGCGCGTTCGACACCGAAACCGGCAAGGAACTTTGGAAGGCACAGTTGCCTGCTCCAGGACACGCCACCCCGATGACCTACCAAATCGGAGGAAAGCAGTACGTCGTAATCGCAGCCGGCGGGCATGCGAAGATCGATGGAGAAAAGTTGAGCGACGCGCTGGTCGCCTTCGCGCTTCCCTGA
- the trmFO gene encoding methylenetetrahydrofolate--tRNA-(uracil(54)-C(5))-methyltransferase (FADH(2)-oxidizing) TrmFO gives METRPIKIVGAGLAGCEAAWQCARRGVHVVLYEMRPLRTTPAHQTGDFAELVCSNSLKSESENTAPWLLKQEMRRAGSLLLECADATAVPAGHALAVDREQFSKRVMEVIASEPLIEVQREEVRRIDDKAGITIIATGPLTSDALSQDIARLTGSTHLYFYDSISPVVETDSIDHSKVYLAARYDKGTADYINCPFTREEYDRFYDALIAAQSVEGHEWEKLNYFEGCLPIEEIARRGRDTLRFGPMKPVGLKDPRTGKTPYAVVQLRSENLRADSYNLVGFQNHLKFAGQARVLRLIPGLENARFLRYGQIHRNTYLNAPALLRETLQMRQHANVFFAGQICGVEGYTESIAAGLMAGIHAVTLVLNERPIAPPRESALGSLMHYICNAEAKSFQPANITFDLLPSLDDETRRVVRDKRERHRIQCERALKAFQNWWSSLPSSKSGART, from the coding sequence ATGGAGACTCGTCCCATCAAAATCGTCGGCGCGGGACTGGCGGGATGCGAAGCGGCGTGGCAATGCGCACGCCGAGGAGTGCATGTAGTCCTTTATGAAATGCGTCCGCTGCGGACCACGCCGGCCCACCAGACCGGTGATTTTGCTGAGCTTGTCTGCTCCAATTCGCTGAAGAGCGAGAGCGAAAATACCGCGCCATGGCTGCTGAAGCAGGAGATGCGGCGTGCGGGGTCGCTGCTGCTCGAATGCGCTGATGCGACCGCGGTTCCGGCTGGTCACGCGCTGGCAGTCGATCGTGAACAGTTTTCTAAGCGGGTGATGGAAGTAATCGCCAGCGAGCCGCTTATTGAAGTTCAGCGCGAGGAGGTGCGGCGAATCGATGACAAGGCCGGAATCACGATCATCGCTACCGGCCCGCTTACGTCAGACGCTCTGTCGCAGGACATTGCCCGGCTGACAGGAAGCACACATCTGTACTTCTACGACTCCATCAGCCCAGTCGTGGAAACGGATTCCATCGATCATTCCAAGGTGTACCTTGCTGCGCGCTACGACAAAGGCACCGCCGACTACATCAATTGTCCTTTCACGAGAGAAGAATACGACCGCTTTTACGATGCGTTGATTGCCGCTCAATCAGTCGAAGGACACGAATGGGAAAAGCTCAACTACTTCGAAGGCTGTCTGCCCATCGAAGAGATCGCGCGCCGTGGACGGGATACTCTACGCTTCGGACCCATGAAGCCGGTCGGACTGAAGGATCCCAGAACGGGAAAGACGCCGTATGCGGTCGTACAGCTGCGCAGCGAGAACCTGCGGGCTGACTCATATAATCTCGTCGGCTTTCAGAACCATTTGAAATTCGCCGGGCAGGCGCGAGTGCTCCGCCTCATTCCCGGACTCGAGAATGCGCGCTTTCTTCGCTACGGTCAGATTCACCGCAACACTTATCTGAATGCTCCTGCACTGCTGCGCGAAACTCTGCAAATGAGGCAGCATGCAAACGTCTTCTTCGCTGGGCAAATCTGCGGGGTGGAAGGCTATACAGAATCGATCGCGGCAGGACTGATGGCTGGCATTCATGCGGTCACACTCGTGCTGAATGAACGCCCGATCGCGCCGCCTCGCGAGAGCGCTCTCGGATCGTTAATGCATTACATCTGCAACGCGGAAGCGAAGAGCTTTCAGCCGGCAAATATCACCTTCGATCTTCTGCCCTCGTTAGATGATGAAACGCGCAGGGTAGTGCGTGACAAACGCGAGCGGCACCGGATTCAATGCGAGCGTGCGCTCAAAGCCTTTCAGAATTGGTGGAGCAGTTTGCCATCGTCCAAAAGTGGCGCGCGAACCTGA
- a CDS encoding PilZ domain-containing protein, which yields MPERSQRAIDIMRSVLPEARKVSRVHLTVPASVSCPSLNCRDRLAILRDLSTTGAFFYAELDASEGATLTLQFVLSAFGKDIRLVCEATVVRVDRFPRGAATGVAVEFTHCDMLPSQTC from the coding sequence GTGCCCGAACGAAGTCAGCGTGCTATCGACATCATGCGGTCTGTGCTGCCCGAAGCACGAAAAGTATCGCGGGTACATCTAACTGTTCCCGCTTCCGTGAGCTGCCCCAGCCTGAATTGTCGTGATCGCCTCGCGATCCTCCGCGATCTAAGCACAACAGGCGCTTTCTTCTATGCCGAACTCGACGCAAGCGAAGGAGCGACACTTACTCTGCAGTTTGTTCTTTCCGCTTTTGGGAAGGATATCCGCCTGGTTTGCGAAGCCACTGTAGTTCGCGTCGATCGTTTTCCGCGAGGGGCAGCGACGGGCGTCGCCGTCGAGTTCACGCACTGCGACATGCTTCCCTCGCAAACTTGTTAG